A genomic stretch from Candidatus Schekmanbacteria bacterium RIFCSPLOWO2_02_FULL_38_14 includes:
- a CDS encoding ABC transporter: protein MIETKDLVKKYGEIEALKGINLAIGKGEIFGLLGPNGAGKTTLISILSGYIRPTSGDGFIEGRSVIASKEEVKKIIGVVPQEISLYSSLTGEENLKFFGRMYGVNGRELKSRIEGVLDFVGLKERKDDIVKNYSGGMKRRLNLACGIINAPKYLFLDEPTVGVDPQTREHIFKNVELLKYEGVTVLYTTHYMEEAERLCDRIAIIDEGNLIAQGSLDELLSGTDVTDLEALFLKLTGKELRD from the coding sequence ATGATTGAAACAAAAGACCTCGTAAAGAAATACGGTGAAATTGAAGCCCTTAAAGGGATAAACCTTGCAATAGGCAAGGGTGAGATTTTTGGGCTCTTGGGTCCAAACGGCGCAGGAAAAACCACTCTCATATCCATTCTTTCCGGTTATATCAGACCAACCTCAGGTGATGGTTTTATTGAAGGCAGAAGTGTTATTGCAAGCAAGGAAGAGGTAAAAAAAATAATTGGTGTCGTACCGCAGGAGATATCACTTTATTCTTCTTTAACCGGAGAGGAGAATCTAAAATTTTTTGGAAGAATGTACGGAGTTAATGGCAGGGAGCTGAAAAGCAGAATCGAAGGGGTTCTTGATTTTGTTGGACTCAAGGAGCGCAAGGATGACATAGTCAAAAACTATTCAGGCGGAATGAAGAGAAGACTTAACCTTGCCTGCGGCATTATCAATGCCCCAAAATACCTTTTTCTTGATGAACCGACAGTCGGGGTTGACCCTCAGACAAGGGAGCATATTTTTAAAAATGTTGAGCTTTTAAAATATGAAGGTGTTACAGTTCTTTATACCACACACTACATGGAGGAGGCTGAAAGGCTCTGCGACAGGATTGCAATAATAGATGAAGGGAATCTCATAGCACAGGGTTCGCTGGATGAACTGCTTTCGGGTACGGATGTTACTGACCTTGAAGCTCTTTTTCTGAAACTGACAGGAAAGGAATTGAGAGATTGA